Proteins encoded together in one Pseudomonas arsenicoxydans window:
- a CDS encoding NEL-type E3 ubiquitin ligase domain-containing protein has product MPEIQGSIFNGPLQGADDTKGRHYPFIKNRIHPTFTSASLQRARELSLTHNATGQWIKSASDFDHDRLQEANLKLWSTQNRVDGFIDKLQNIYKFAEPLLSDALSKQYGVHVDVKTTYLHLYLPKERPWYVVDLSGGAVTRTVSLLDAALHNFALSETCEADSDFISQPDARGHFDIQPIKQKMSIAQFQALCRELDIGARYSRYLNEQLLPSDGLARIFLKRNVVEHERAAFKAAAQQAVMTHDIDADACDLILKMLEGQRNLTRKGRVMQFTQLFMQDSLLTGIVLITPDLERTRDVVPIFAYVPQDPEHPLKEYPSTVVFMNELTRQLRDNKVVSSTALTYRQYFSRFVDQSARGHFFGGLQQRLFEVKWHPKEPLDSRPSWREEPVSSPNLQFSAEPISGDVWEHLYQQKLNKILNDARHIAVSTADTDRNARWAWWENFKKVVSDIFNVALLVLTPFVPGLGELMMAYTAYQMASDVIEGIVDLTLGLWIEATEHIVGVVTDVIQLAAFAAGAQIGQIARLKLSPLIEGMKPVELPSGQQRLWHPDLKPYELPNVELPADSVPDALGLHTHASQKILPLDNKHYAVQKDPKTGTYRVRHPHRGEAYLPELKHNGFGAWTHEAENPRDWDHPTLMRRLGYRVDAFNDAQLEQIRIASGTEAAALRQMYVENSAPPPLLTDGLDRAEIQQQTDQAIDDIRYGRPIDPASYWFEPLATYLEDWPSDKALRVYENAELRGRFRTYGNALASDEQTLTTSLSRLMQGDLPQQLVEFLSEAELQALLGPGVAREEQLQALRNQLADEAERLRPDIFNQRYQAAQASANSQVQRLREVAPELPTRAATILLNNASGAELKRMTQDKRLPLNLKNQAREAAFETRANHAYEGFTDEARWVPETERLVLNALRIHTDAFGDLRIDVRQGSDIGPLRCSVGAEDASVVRVLIKDAGARYEVWDADNHKLHEADDFYESVLNALPTGKRRQLGYRPGQGALFRQWVLVKTEAPAERRVALAEPPIRPVGDPDTLLLLRGPGFSIQRATLAERVQGIYPHLNEREVSTFVRSLGEEPQARQTLDRLDRELYDLQVTLNKWRRRQPETSGPDRNGFVNGGGRHICERLIACFQRKSRAFGERSSTLEGGYVLDLSTEFNTLDLERWWSELPDLKYYLDQVSTLNLDRTDFSGSATGLLKDFPNLRQLSARGCGLEKLPVTIGKMHFLRTLRLINNRIRLTRSTVEQLRHLTHMETLRLDDNPQLGLLPNVERMPKLKILSLSNTGATAWPEGLFARRRPRGFYLDLMQNPLRDIPMVVPGSEAARLVGRTRLFPTDLSDANLTVYKNYRRSVGISPDHPYSAIAKHAIDQWPMSDDSRWWSDKAAGVGIFRVEAWHDLMTEPHSRGFFSLIQKQTESADYRAGGERRKQLSDRVWRMIEAIDLDTTLRKELFEMATAPTTCADAGAQVFNNMGIKVLASEAYAQSTSAAILESKLVALAKGAARLERVDDIARADFASRQGNPDEVEVFLAYETGLAQRLGLPWQSETMLYRPVAGVSAKTLDTAFDTVMSMEDGDGLINHMIEQSFWEKYLHDTYPTEFRGNARTYEIRTDQLDELREAQGSWANSKGRVIAQRQALKKRLLELANQLNVQEDRVLTDEEMTDEVYGALLNDIGYEEKQLSRRLTRQALLNAG; this is encoded by the coding sequence ATGCCTGAAATACAAGGAAGTATATTCAACGGCCCCTTGCAGGGAGCCGACGATACCAAAGGCCGCCATTACCCCTTCATAAAAAACCGGATCCACCCCACCTTCACCAGCGCTTCATTGCAAAGGGCCAGGGAGCTGAGCCTCACTCATAACGCAACCGGGCAATGGATAAAGAGCGCCAGCGACTTTGATCATGACCGGTTACAAGAAGCCAATCTCAAACTTTGGTCCACTCAAAACAGGGTGGATGGTTTTATTGATAAGTTACAAAACATCTATAAGTTCGCCGAACCGTTACTCTCCGACGCATTAAGTAAACAGTACGGCGTCCATGTGGACGTCAAGACGACGTATCTACACCTTTACTTGCCCAAAGAGCGCCCGTGGTATGTGGTTGACCTCTCCGGCGGTGCGGTAACCCGCACGGTCTCCCTGCTGGATGCGGCGCTGCACAACTTCGCGTTGAGCGAAACCTGCGAAGCCGATTCGGACTTCATCAGTCAGCCAGATGCACGCGGGCACTTCGACATTCAGCCGATCAAACAGAAAATGTCCATCGCACAGTTCCAGGCGTTATGTCGCGAACTGGACATCGGCGCGCGCTACTCCCGCTACCTCAACGAACAGCTGCTACCCAGCGACGGTCTGGCCCGGATTTTTTTGAAACGTAACGTCGTCGAACACGAGAGAGCCGCGTTCAAGGCGGCTGCGCAACAGGCCGTGATGACCCATGACATCGACGCCGACGCTTGCGACCTGATCCTGAAAATGCTCGAGGGTCAGCGCAACCTCACCCGTAAGGGCCGGGTAATGCAATTCACTCAATTGTTCATGCAGGACAGCTTGCTGACCGGGATCGTGTTGATCACCCCGGACCTGGAACGAACCCGCGACGTCGTGCCGATTTTTGCCTACGTCCCGCAAGACCCCGAACACCCCCTCAAAGAATATCCGTCAACCGTCGTGTTCATGAATGAGCTGACTCGCCAGCTGCGTGACAACAAGGTCGTCTCGTCGACCGCTCTGACTTATCGCCAATACTTCAGCCGGTTCGTCGACCAATCCGCGCGCGGGCATTTTTTCGGCGGTTTGCAGCAACGTCTGTTCGAGGTCAAATGGCATCCCAAAGAGCCGCTGGACTCACGCCCGAGCTGGCGGGAAGAGCCGGTCAGCAGTCCCAATCTGCAGTTCAGCGCCGAACCGATCAGCGGTGACGTGTGGGAGCACCTCTATCAGCAGAAGCTGAACAAGATCCTCAATGATGCGCGGCATATCGCCGTATCCACCGCCGATACCGATCGCAATGCCCGATGGGCCTGGTGGGAAAACTTCAAGAAAGTCGTCTCGGACATCTTCAATGTCGCGTTGCTGGTCCTCACGCCATTCGTTCCGGGGCTGGGTGAATTGATGATGGCGTACACCGCTTATCAGATGGCCAGCGATGTCATCGAAGGCATCGTCGACTTGACGCTAGGCCTGTGGATTGAGGCCACCGAACATATTGTCGGGGTTGTGACGGATGTCATTCAGTTGGCCGCCTTCGCCGCCGGAGCGCAGATCGGTCAGATCGCCCGCCTCAAACTCTCACCGCTGATCGAAGGCATGAAACCGGTGGAACTGCCCAGCGGCCAGCAACGCCTGTGGCATCCCGACCTCAAGCCCTACGAGCTGCCGAACGTCGAGTTGCCAGCCGACTCCGTACCTGACGCATTGGGTCTGCATACCCACGCAAGTCAGAAAATTCTGCCGCTGGACAACAAACATTACGCCGTGCAAAAGGACCCGAAAACGGGCACCTACCGTGTCAGACATCCCCATCGCGGCGAGGCCTATTTACCCGAGCTGAAACACAACGGTTTCGGTGCCTGGACACATGAAGCGGAAAACCCGCGAGACTGGGATCACCCGACACTGATGCGACGTCTTGGTTACCGCGTCGACGCTTTCAACGATGCGCAGCTGGAGCAGATTCGAATTGCCAGCGGCACCGAGGCGGCGGCATTACGCCAAATGTACGTCGAAAACAGCGCACCGCCGCCGTTGCTCACCGATGGTCTTGATCGCGCAGAAATCCAGCAGCAAACCGATCAGGCTATTGATGACATTCGCTACGGACGGCCAATAGATCCCGCTTCTTACTGGTTCGAACCGCTGGCGACGTACCTTGAAGACTGGCCCTCGGACAAGGCCCTGAGGGTCTACGAAAACGCCGAACTGAGGGGCCGCTTTCGCACCTACGGTAATGCCCTGGCGAGCGACGAACAGACGCTCACGACAAGCCTGTCGCGCCTCATGCAGGGTGACCTGCCACAGCAGCTCGTCGAGTTCCTGAGCGAAGCAGAACTTCAAGCGCTGCTCGGCCCGGGTGTCGCCAGGGAAGAACAGCTCCAGGCGCTGCGCAATCAACTGGCTGACGAGGCAGAACGCCTGCGACCCGACATCTTCAATCAGCGCTATCAGGCCGCACAAGCAAGCGCCAACTCGCAGGTCCAACGGCTGCGCGAGGTGGCTCCAGAACTACCGACCCGAGCGGCAACGATACTGCTCAACAATGCCAGCGGCGCCGAGCTCAAACGCATGACACAGGACAAACGCCTGCCACTGAACTTGAAAAACCAAGCGCGTGAAGCGGCCTTCGAAACCCGGGCCAACCACGCCTATGAAGGTTTCACCGATGAGGCGCGCTGGGTGCCTGAGACCGAGCGACTGGTGCTCAACGCGCTCAGGATTCACACCGACGCATTCGGCGATTTGCGTATCGACGTTCGCCAGGGCTCCGACATCGGGCCGCTACGATGCAGCGTGGGAGCAGAAGACGCGTCGGTCGTCCGGGTATTGATCAAGGACGCCGGGGCACGGTACGAAGTGTGGGACGCCGACAACCACAAATTGCACGAAGCCGACGACTTTTACGAATCGGTACTCAATGCCCTGCCAACCGGCAAACGTCGGCAACTGGGGTATCGACCCGGCCAGGGAGCCTTGTTCAGACAATGGGTGCTGGTCAAAACCGAAGCCCCTGCCGAGCGCCGGGTCGCGCTGGCTGAGCCGCCGATTCGCCCGGTCGGCGACCCGGACACCTTGCTGTTGTTGCGTGGCCCGGGCTTTTCCATACAAAGGGCCACCCTGGCGGAACGGGTGCAGGGTATTTACCCGCACTTGAACGAGCGCGAGGTCAGCACCTTTGTCCGCTCGCTGGGCGAAGAACCTCAGGCGCGCCAGACCCTCGATCGACTAGACCGCGAACTGTACGATCTTCAAGTCACACTCAACAAATGGCGGCGTCGCCAACCTGAAACCTCGGGCCCGGATCGTAACGGGTTCGTGAATGGTGGCGGACGGCACATTTGCGAGCGGCTCATCGCCTGTTTTCAAAGAAAATCGAGGGCTTTTGGCGAGCGCAGCTCCACACTCGAAGGCGGGTATGTGCTGGACCTTTCAACGGAGTTCAACACGCTCGATCTGGAGCGGTGGTGGAGTGAGCTGCCTGATCTCAAGTACTACCTCGACCAGGTCAGTACGCTGAATCTGGACCGCACCGACTTTTCCGGCAGCGCCACGGGACTGTTGAAGGATTTCCCTAATCTTCGGCAACTGAGTGCTCGAGGCTGCGGTTTGGAAAAGCTGCCGGTAACGATTGGCAAAATGCATTTCCTTCGTACGCTGCGCTTGATAAACAACCGGATCCGGCTGACCCGTTCGACCGTTGAGCAATTGCGGCATTTGACGCACATGGAGACGCTCAGGCTCGATGACAACCCACAGCTCGGTCTGCTGCCGAACGTCGAACGCATGCCGAAACTGAAGATTCTGAGTTTGAGCAACACCGGCGCAACTGCTTGGCCCGAGGGCCTGTTCGCGAGGCGTCGCCCGCGAGGGTTCTATCTGGACTTGATGCAAAACCCGCTACGCGACATCCCCATGGTCGTTCCCGGTTCGGAGGCCGCGCGCCTCGTAGGACGCACGCGACTGTTTCCGACAGACCTTTCGGACGCCAATCTGACTGTTTACAAAAACTACCGAAGGTCAGTGGGCATCAGCCCTGATCACCCTTATTCGGCCATTGCCAAGCATGCGATCGATCAGTGGCCCATGTCCGACGACTCCCGATGGTGGAGCGACAAGGCCGCAGGCGTGGGCATCTTCAGGGTAGAAGCCTGGCACGACCTGATGACCGAGCCACATTCGCGAGGGTTCTTCAGCTTGATCCAGAAGCAGACCGAATCTGCCGACTACCGCGCCGGTGGCGAGCGCCGCAAACAACTGAGTGATCGCGTATGGCGAATGATCGAGGCCATCGACCTGGACACGACATTGCGCAAAGAGTTGTTCGAGATGGCGACCGCACCGACCACCTGCGCTGACGCGGGTGCCCAGGTATTCAACAACATGGGCATCAAAGTCCTGGCCAGCGAGGCCTATGCCCAGTCGACATCGGCGGCGATTCTGGAAAGCAAGCTGGTGGCCCTGGCCAAAGGCGCTGCACGTCTCGAACGGGTGGATGACATCGCCCGGGCGGATTTCGCCAGCCGACAAGGTAACCCCGATGAAGTCGAAGTGTTCCTCGCTTACGAGACGGGCCTTGCCCAGCGTCTCGGCTTACCCTGGCAATCGGAGACCATGCTTTATCGACCCGTGGCCGGCGTGAGTGCCAAAACGCTCGATACGGCCTTCGATACCGTGATGTCGATGGAAGACGGTGACGGTTTGATCAATCACATGATCGAGCAGTCGTTCTGGGAAAAATACCTGCATGACACCTATCCCACGGAGTTCAGGGGCAATGCCCGGACGTATGAAATCAGAACCGATCAATTGGATGAATTGCGCGAGGCCCAGGGTTCCTGGGCGAATTCCAAAGGGCGGGTGATTGCGCAAAGACAGGCACTCAAGAAGCGACTGCTGGAGCTTGCCAATCAACTTAACGTCCAGGAAGACCGTGTGCTCACCGATGAAGAAATGACCGACGAGGTCTACGGCGCATTGCTGAATGACATCGGCTACGAGGAGAAACAGCTGAGCAGGCGGTTGACCCGACAGGCGCTGCTCAACGCCGGGTAG